The following are encoded in a window of Brevibacillus ruminantium genomic DNA:
- a CDS encoding carboxymuconolactone decarboxylase family protein, whose product MKPYYSPANLQRIPDLMKMSPEAAKAYFHFERQVYEKANVLPQKTKELLALTVAHVTGCPYCIDVHVKKFKALGGSMEEIVEALLVAASTRSGAILSHGLNALNSYEEAAESPDERKTDDEPKCFC is encoded by the coding sequence ATGAAGCCCTACTACTCCCCTGCAAATCTGCAGCGGATTCCGGATTTGATGAAAATGAGCCCTGAAGCTGCGAAAGCCTATTTCCACTTTGAACGGCAGGTGTATGAAAAGGCAAATGTACTGCCGCAAAAAACCAAAGAGCTGCTCGCATTGACGGTTGCGCATGTCACAGGTTGCCCATATTGCATTGATGTTCACGTCAAAAAATTCAAAGCGCTGGGCGGCAGCATGGAAGAAATCGTAGAGGCTCTACTCGTAGCAGCCTCCACCCGTTCCGGCGCAATTCTCAGTCATGGATTGAATGCCCTGAACTCCTATGAAGAAGCAGCAGAATCCCCAGACGAACGAAAAACCGACGACGAGCCGAAATGTTTTTGCTGA